TCTACTGGAGGACATCCCCTGTATCTACTGGAGGACAGCCCCTGAATCTACTGAAGGATATCCCCTGTATCTACTGGAGGGCATCCCCTAAATCTACTGGAGGATATCCCCTGAATCTACTGGAGGACATCCCCTGTATCTACTGGAGGACATCCCCTGAATCTACTGGAGGACATCCCCTGTATCTACTGGAGGACATCCCCTGTATCTACTGGAGGACATCCCCTGAATCTACTGGAGGACATCCCCTGAATCTACTGGAGGACATCCCCTGAATCTACTGGAAGACATCCCCTGAATCTACTGGAGGGCATCCCCTGTATCTACTGGAGGACATCCCCTGAATCTACTGGAGGGCATCCCTTGAATCTACTGGAGGACATCCCTTGAATCTACTGGAGGGCATACCCTAAATCTACTGGAGGATATCCCCTGAATCTACTGGAGGACATCCCCTGAATCTACTGGAGGATATCCCCTGTATCTACTGGCGGACATCCCCTACCGTGCCCCTTGCTGTGGGTATTGATCATTTACCATTGATCAGGCTTTGATGGTTTATGGGGTGGTTAGATAGAAGCTTTGGCTGGAGGAGGTAACACCGCGGAAAGTATCGGCGTAGTGACCCATCTTTGGACATCCAGCACTTGGGCAGGTTTTGCATTTGCCCTGGAATATGAGAGGTGACATGATATTAGTGTGTATATCTGTACATAAGCCGTATTCCATATACAGctatagcgccaacatatacAGCAGTGCTGTGCAGATTCCATTCTCTTACACCCTGGTAGGTGCTCCAGTTGGCACAGGGGTAGCTCACAAAGGTGTTGGAGTTGGTGATACTGTCGGTGTAATACTTGATGGCTCTCATGTGGTTACAGGTCACAAAGTTCACGACTCCTGACAGAAACATCCAGAAAACACAGGGTTACAtatacaggggggttatatacacagAGATATATAGGGTCATACATATaggggttatatatacagagaggaatATATATAAGGTCATACATATAGGGAGTTATATGGGGTCATACATATAGGGGTTATATAAGTCTTTACCGTTCCAGATATCTTCCACGTTGACGTTGGGGATTTCGATGTTCTGAGGACACCCGGGCATGTGGACACCACCATTGGGGAAGAAGTCCAGGTGACCGACCACTTGGCTCATTCCAAAGCCTGAAAGTCACATCTAAGAGGCTTAAATACAAACCTAAATACAGTAAGACGTTTAGCTACAATCAGAGGTTTAGATACAATGTGAAGCTTAGATACAATGTTAAGCTTAGATATAATCAGAGTCTTAGATACAGTTGAGGCTGTGGGGAATTAGATGCAACCGAAGACCCTGAATCAGGGGCTGAGATACAAGAACTCTTAAATACAGACTTAGATACTTTTAGATACATTGGAAACCTTCAGGAGTGAGGTACTGACCCAGGCTGGGGACCAGAGGGCCGGCATCCGTGTGAATGACATCCACCAGTGCAGCATCGGACGGGTCCAGTCTGACTTCTGCCGGGGTGTTCTGGAAGTAGGGTTCAGCGGGGTCCAGTCCTGGGGGCAggatacacaggtatatacagtatataatatatacaggccTTCAGTACTGACACTCCGACTACTTCACCTAAAGGACAAACCTGAAATCCTGCTAatgcccctcttcctcttcccagCCTCCCCGGCGGTGTGGGCGCCCAGGCTGTGGCCGATCAGGTGGACGTTGGCCGGAGAATAGCCAAAGTTATTCTGCAAGACGAGCGAAAGGGAGAAActgtatacaagaggagacatggGGGCTGTGCGCGGCATTACAATGGGGG
The nucleotide sequence above comes from Dendropsophus ebraccatus isolate aDenEbr1 chromosome 8, aDenEbr1.pat, whole genome shotgun sequence. Encoded proteins:
- the LOC138798383 gene encoding pancreatic triacylglycerol lipase-like; amino-acid sequence: MMFIWTIGIVFLSAVKGAEVCYNRIGCFSDAKPWAGTIERPITKLPWAPEKINTRFLLYTRNNQNSFQAISATNPSSISSSNFRTSRKTRFVIHGFTDSGQSTWLSDICLKLFQIEDSNCICVDWSGGSRTLYSQASNNIRVVGAEIAYFLDVLQNNFGYSPANVHLIGHSLGAHTAGEAGKRKRGISRISGLDPAEPYFQNTPAEVRLDPSDAALVDVIHTDAGPLVPSLGFGMSQVVGHLDFFPNGGVHMPGCPQNIEIPNVNVEDIWNGVVNFVTCNHMRAIKYYTDSITNSNTFVSYPCANWSTYQGGKCKTCPSAGCPKMGHYADTFRGVTSSSQSFYLTTP